In Clostridium swellfunianum, a genomic segment contains:
- a CDS encoding phage portal protein, with translation MSDVKETLLKLSDAEKKERLRVKSDYHFYKGKCEDGKAAKQDKSLLGQSWESNDNVDYTPTQDIRNKVKPLLKKQARFMFGNEPFINFKPNNMNDSNKCEELRKFIDDVLEANKFWNNTRKAFLMSTIKKRVLLRVEANPGMPIIIKYENIEDFYYKEQNGILLEARFFEEDEANAFTEADKDKIYYIHVYCYDKPEDSKEVVAFYKQLTYKGDDLINPTEVKAQPTGFSRIPCWLIKNGGELGDSFGESDVDELRELQNQYNRKNSDFADALKFQMFGAESIIDGNPDDVNKLTIAPNAVHAIRTDDNAANNNKQAVIQRLEYNMGNAEAANSYLDRLDHDMKDILDMPDIKDLSNIPSAKAMKYMYNDLIGRCEEKWNDWEPVLKELINFIIEAAPYCYKNKFKNEWSNLAYTLIFTHNYPLPADEEDKKKTAMDEVITKVRSIRSYIKEFTDEEDAEKSLNEILEEITLIASAESEQPQLNTGGSNE, from the coding sequence ATGTCAGATGTGAAAGAGACACTTTTAAAACTTTCTGATGCAGAGAAAAAAGAGAGATTGAGAGTAAAGTCAGATTATCATTTTTATAAAGGTAAATGTGAAGATGGAAAAGCAGCTAAGCAAGATAAGTCTCTTTTGGGGCAAAGCTGGGAATCGAATGATAATGTAGATTATACTCCCACTCAGGACATAAGAAATAAGGTTAAACCGTTACTTAAAAAGCAAGCAAGGTTCATGTTTGGAAATGAGCCTTTTATTAATTTCAAGCCAAATAATATGAATGATAGTAATAAATGTGAAGAGCTCAGAAAGTTTATTGATGATGTGCTTGAAGCGAATAAATTTTGGAACAATACTAGAAAGGCTTTTTTAATGAGTACAATCAAAAAACGTGTACTTTTGAGAGTGGAAGCCAATCCTGGTATGCCTATAATTATTAAGTATGAGAATATAGAAGATTTTTATTATAAAGAACAAAACGGTATCCTTCTGGAAGCAAGATTTTTCGAGGAAGATGAAGCTAATGCCTTTACCGAAGCCGATAAAGACAAAATCTATTATATTCATGTATATTGCTATGATAAACCTGAGGATAGTAAGGAGGTAGTAGCTTTTTACAAGCAGCTAACTTATAAAGGTGATGATCTAATAAATCCAACAGAGGTAAAAGCACAACCCACAGGATTTTCTAGAATACCATGTTGGCTTATTAAGAACGGTGGAGAGCTTGGAGATAGCTTCGGAGAATCCGATGTTGACGAATTAAGGGAGCTGCAAAATCAGTACAATAGGAAGAATTCAGACTTTGCAGATGCTTTAAAGTTTCAAATGTTCGGTGCTGAAAGCATTATTGATGGAAACCCAGATGATGTAAATAAGCTTACAATAGCACCTAATGCTGTACATGCTATAAGAACTGATGATAATGCTGCAAACAATAACAAGCAAGCTGTAATCCAAAGATTAGAATACAACATGGGAAATGCTGAAGCTGCTAATTCGTACCTTGATAGATTAGATCATGATATGAAAGATATACTTGATATGCCTGATATAAAGGATTTATCTAACATTCCAAGTGCTAAGGCAATGAAATACATGTACAATGACTTAATTGGACGCTGTGAAGAAAAGTGGAATGATTGGGAGCCTGTGTTAAAAGAATTAATCAACTTTATTATAGAGGCAGCTCCATACTGCTATAAGAATAAATTTAAAAATGAGTGGTCTAATCTAGCGTATACTTTGATATTTACTCATAACTATCCATTGCCAGCTGATGAAGAGGATAAAAAGAAAACAGCAATGGATGAGGTAATTACAAAGGTTAGATCTATTAGAAGCTATATTAAAGAGTTTACGGATGAAGAAGACGCTGAAAAGAGCCTTAATGAAATACTTGAGGAGATTACATTAATAGCTTCAGCAGAATCCGAGCAGCCACAATTAAATACTGGTGGTTCAAATGAATAA
- a CDS encoding PBSX family phage terminase large subunit, whose translation MSRRKKTVKGFRFQPFSLKQKKLLFFWEKGSPFADRDIIIADGAIRSGKTIACICSFLRWSLKHFSGENFILSGKTIGSLKKNVIGPMQQILTAWGIKYEYNRSENFIIIGDNTYYMYDASNEASQDKLQGLTAAGALADEVALFPQNFVDQMIGRCSVDGAKIFMNCNPGSPYHFVKTELIDKAKEKNILYMHFDMDDNLSLSQKVKQRFRRMFSGVFFKRYILGLWVQAEGIIYDMFDEIKHKVKTIERAYKEFYVSCDYGTQNATVFLLWGQFEGKWYLVDEYYYSGRDKGKQKSDPEYYKDLEEFVGERKVKAIVIDPSAASFIALIREKGKFTVRKAKNDVLEGIRNVAAYLTDELLLFNDNCYNTFKEFFSYIWDEKAIQRGEDKPVKIMDHAMDAIRYFVNTILQFNQAAYEKEIYSKGKGVIKPSPYTNKKGGAVF comes from the coding sequence ATGAGTAGACGAAAGAAAACGGTCAAAGGATTTAGGTTCCAACCATTCTCTCTCAAACAGAAAAAGCTTTTATTCTTTTGGGAAAAAGGATCACCATTTGCTGATAGAGACATAATTATTGCCGATGGAGCTATAAGGTCAGGCAAAACTATAGCTTGTATATGCAGCTTTCTTAGGTGGAGCTTAAAGCACTTTTCAGGAGAAAACTTTATACTATCTGGAAAGACAATAGGTTCACTTAAAAAGAATGTTATAGGACCTATGCAGCAGATATTAACAGCATGGGGTATTAAGTATGAATACAATAGGTCAGAAAACTTTATTATCATTGGAGACAATACATATTACATGTATGATGCTAGCAATGAAGCTTCACAGGATAAGCTGCAAGGTTTAACAGCTGCTGGAGCCTTGGCTGATGAAGTAGCTTTGTTTCCTCAGAATTTTGTTGATCAGATGATAGGACGTTGCTCGGTAGATGGGGCAAAGATATTTATGAATTGTAATCCAGGAAGTCCGTATCATTTTGTTAAAACAGAGCTTATAGATAAAGCTAAGGAAAAGAATATACTTTATATGCACTTCGATATGGATGATAATTTAAGCCTTTCACAAAAGGTTAAACAGAGATTTAGACGTATGTTTTCAGGGGTATTCTTTAAGCGTTATATCCTTGGATTATGGGTACAGGCTGAAGGAATTATCTATGACATGTTTGATGAAATTAAGCATAAAGTAAAAACAATTGAAAGAGCTTATAAGGAATTCTATGTTAGTTGCGATTATGGTACTCAAAACGCAACTGTTTTTCTATTATGGGGCCAGTTTGAAGGTAAATGGTACTTGGTAGATGAGTATTATTACTCTGGTCGAGATAAAGGAAAGCAGAAATCAGATCCTGAATACTATAAGGATTTAGAGGAATTTGTAGGAGAAAGAAAAGTTAAGGCAATAGTAATAGACCCAAGTGCAGCATCCTTCATAGCTCTTATAAGAGAAAAAGGTAAGTTTACAGTTAGAAAAGCTAAAAATGATGTACTTGAGGGAATAAGGAATGTAGCAGCATATCTAACCGATGAGCTATTATTGTTTAATGATAATTGCTACAACACATTTAAAGAATTCTTCTCCTATATATGGGATGAAAAAGCAATTCAGCGTGGAGAAGATAAGCCAGTTAAAATAATGGACCATGCTATGGATGCAATCAGATACTTTGTAAATACTATACTGCAATTCAATCAAGCAGCATATGAGAAAGAAATTTATAGCAAAGGTAAAGGGGTTATTAAGCCTAGCCCTTATACCAATAAGAAAGGAGGCGCAGTATTCTAA
- a CDS encoding terminase small subunit, translating into MGRQRSPDRDKAFEIYREHKGNITNREIANILNEDEKKVAVWKQRDKWNEKINVVRQKNESCTTKKSNKNNTKNKESVQSEVTEIDNPELNVKQRLFCMYYVKYRNKTKAYIKAYQCSYENAHANAYKLWQNMAVKNEIDKQLRELRDELKLDVQDLIQKYIDIAFADITDFVVFGQEEVPVMGAFGPVVDEDGNQVTRMVNTVKFRTWTNVDGTLISEIGQGKDGAKLKLYDKMKALDWLSNHMDLLDTATKEKLKLEKLKISGGNGESDKSGVEEFIKATTMSEEDIKELFKDDIDE; encoded by the coding sequence ATGGGAAGGCAGAGAAGTCCGGATAGAGATAAAGCATTTGAAATATATAGAGAGCATAAAGGAAATATAACAAACAGAGAAATTGCTAACATACTTAATGAAGATGAAAAGAAAGTTGCAGTATGGAAGCAAAGAGATAAATGGAATGAAAAAATAAATGTTGTACGACAAAAGAATGAAAGTTGTACAACAAAGAAAAGTAATAAAAATAATACTAAAAATAAAGAGTCTGTGCAATCAGAAGTTACTGAGATTGATAATCCGGAACTTAATGTTAAGCAAAGGCTTTTTTGTATGTATTACGTTAAGTATAGGAACAAGACAAAGGCATATATAAAAGCTTATCAATGTAGTTATGAAAATGCTCATGCTAATGCATATAAGCTATGGCAAAACATGGCTGTTAAAAATGAAATAGATAAGCAATTAAGAGAACTTCGAGATGAACTAAAATTAGATGTTCAGGACTTAATACAAAAGTATATTGATATTGCTTTTGCTGATATAACTGATTTCGTAGTGTTTGGGCAGGAAGAAGTTCCGGTTATGGGAGCTTTTGGTCCAGTAGTAGATGAAGATGGAAACCAAGTGACTAGGATGGTTAATACAGTCAAGTTTAGGACATGGACAAATGTAGATGGAACTTTAATAAGTGAAATTGGGCAAGGTAAAGACGGTGCGAAATTGAAACTCTATGACAAAATGAAAGCACTAGATTGGCTATCAAATCATATGGACTTATTAGATACAGCAACTAAAGAAAAGCTTAAGCTTGAGAAGTTAAAAATAAGCGGTGGAAATGGAGAATCAGATAAGTCAGGTGTAGAAGAATTTATAAAAGCTACAACAATGAGTGAGGAAGATATAAAAGAACTCTTTAAGGATGATATAGATGAGTAG
- a CDS encoding DUF2971 domain-containing protein: protein MDNLDYLINEIFDEIKNYEKSSNEIPIAYQGVLLYHYTSINGLMGILEEKSFRISQANFLNDSLEIKYIKECVRNTIEGMNIKNSELFDELCDYIGMAEHEFNWDPSFWANNAYILSLSENPDSLMLWSYYSKFDGYNLGIDFYKLLHSCDRDRIINLHGKVIYDEYEQSRRVRDKINGILDIYNKYAACLPDGDLRTIRKHLIERFILKMGIYSLFFKHPSFKHEEEYRLVSNIYLDLNPKFRNSNGVIIPYIQLPIEKGNFLPVKTITIGPKNNIDIAEKGVKNFIQSIGYNSSDIKVNKSKVPLRY from the coding sequence ATGGATAATTTAGACTATCTGATTAATGAGATTTTTGATGAAATAAAAAATTACGAGAAATCATCTAACGAGATTCCGATAGCTTATCAAGGTGTTTTATTATACCATTATACAAGTATTAATGGATTAATGGGAATACTAGAAGAAAAATCTTTTAGAATTTCACAGGCAAATTTTCTTAATGATTCTTTAGAAATAAAGTATATTAAAGAATGCGTGAGAAATACAATTGAAGGGATGAATATTAAAAATAGTGAGCTTTTTGATGAATTATGTGATTATATAGGTATGGCAGAGCATGAATTTAATTGGGATCCTAGCTTCTGGGCTAATAATGCATACATATTATCATTATCTGAAAATCCCGATTCGCTAATGCTGTGGTCATATTATTCCAAATTTGACGGATATAATTTAGGAATAGACTTCTATAAATTATTGCATTCATGTGATAGAGATAGAATAATAAATTTGCATGGAAAAGTTATATATGACGAATATGAGCAATCTAGGAGAGTTAGAGATAAAATAAATGGTATTTTAGATATATATAATAAATATGCCGCTTGTCTTCCAGATGGTGATTTACGCACTATTAGAAAACACTTAATTGAAAGATTTATTCTTAAAATGGGAATATATTCATTGTTTTTCAAGCATCCATCTTTTAAGCATGAGGAAGAGTATAGATTAGTATCAAATATATATTTAGACTTAAACCCCAAATTTCGGAATAGTAATGGAGTCATTATACCGTACATTCAATTGCCAATCGAAAAAGGAAATTTTCTTCCGGTAAAAACTATTACAATTGGACCCAAGAATAATATAGATATAGCAGAGAAAGGGGTAAAGAATTTTATACAGTCCATTGGGTATAACTCAAGTGACATTAAAGTAAATAAATCAAAAGTGCCTCTAAGATATTAA
- a CDS encoding aspartyl-phosphate phosphatase Spo0E family protein — MSELEDLLKDVEILREQLNQLINDKQGNLIDPEVVTASKILNAALNQYNNFIKEKFAKNIE; from the coding sequence ATGTCTGAATTAGAGGATTTATTAAAGGATGTTGAAATCCTAAGAGAGCAATTAAACCAATTAATAAATGACAAGCAAGGGAATCTAATAGATCCTGAGGTAGTAACTGCAAGCAAAATTTTAAATGCGGCTTTAAATCAATATAATAACTTTATTAAAGAAAAATTTGCAAAAAATATAGAGTGA
- a CDS encoding AAA family ATPase, which produces MPNGIVIFGANGCGKTTLGCELARKLKIKHLDVEDYYFEESEIPYSKPRSKDTVIELMLVDIEKCDSFVLSSVKGDYGDKISSMYKLGVFLSVPIDIRLERVKRRSLEQYGERVLVGGDMYEQEQGFLEFVRTRNLSIIDEWAKTLACPILHLDGTKAISENIQLIIEGYNRTK; this is translated from the coding sequence ATGCCAAATGGAATTGTTATTTTTGGTGCAAATGGATGTGGCAAAACTACATTAGGATGTGAATTGGCTCGTAAACTAAAAATTAAACATTTAGATGTTGAAGACTATTACTTTGAAGAATCAGAAATTCCTTACTCCAAACCACGCTCTAAAGATACAGTGATTGAATTAATGCTTGTTGATATAGAGAAATGTGATTCATTTGTGCTTTCATCTGTAAAAGGTGATTATGGTGATAAAATTAGTTCTATGTATAAATTAGGTGTATTCCTATCTGTCCCGATTGATATACGTTTAGAACGTGTGAAACGCAGGTCATTAGAACAATATGGAGAACGTGTTTTAGTAGGTGGCGATATGTATGAGCAAGAACAAGGTTTTTTAGAATTTGTTAGAACTCGCAATCTTTCAATTATTGATGAATGGGCAAAAACATTAGCTTGTCCAATACTTCATCTTGATGGCACTAAAGCAATTTCAGAAAATATTCAATTAATAATTGAGGGATACAATCGCACAAAATAA